From Thermus brockianus, the proteins below share one genomic window:
- a CDS encoding bifunctional cobalt-precorrin-7 (C(5))-methyltransferase/cobalt-precorrin-6B (C(15))-methyltransferase: MVYLIGMGARGREGLSLLALKRVEEAEVLIGGTRHLAHFPEHGGERIPVKGPLEALLDLAEERVRAGRRVAFLASGDPLFHGIGRRVLERFPEAEVHPAPTAFQEAFARLRRPWDEARFFSLHGRPLGGVLLEVALSPLSVVYTDPENTPNKVAESLLAMGAGPFRAHVAERLGEADERVRSFPSLEAVVQERFLDPNVLVLEAQGPLPPRLGFFPDETFEQRIPKRGLITKREVRLLALGLLALPPDGVLWDIGAGTGSVGIEAARLAPWGQVYAVEKNPESWPHIEENARRFGAHNLVLVRGEAPEALKGLPAPHAVFVGGSGGEMRGILSESLKALRPGGRLVVAAITLENLLEAYGFFREMGLKVEGIQVQASRVVPLGPYRRLEAQNPTTLLAATKEGA, translated from the coding sequence ATGGTCTACCTCATCGGCATGGGCGCCCGGGGACGAGAAGGGCTTAGCCTCCTTGCCCTGAAGCGGGTGGAGGAGGCCGAGGTCCTCATTGGGGGAACGAGGCACCTCGCCCACTTCCCCGAGCACGGAGGGGAGAGGATCCCGGTGAAGGGCCCCCTGGAGGCCCTTTTGGACCTGGCAGAGGAGCGGGTCAGGGCGGGCAGGCGGGTGGCCTTCCTGGCCTCGGGGGACCCCCTTTTCCACGGCATTGGCAGGCGGGTCCTGGAACGCTTCCCCGAGGCGGAGGTCCACCCCGCCCCCACCGCCTTCCAGGAGGCCTTCGCCCGCCTGAGGCGGCCGTGGGACGAGGCCCGCTTCTTCTCCCTCCACGGGAGGCCCCTGGGGGGCGTGCTCCTGGAGGTGGCCCTCTCCCCCCTCTCCGTGGTCTACACCGACCCCGAGAACACCCCCAACAAGGTGGCGGAGTCCCTCCTCGCCATGGGGGCAGGCCCCTTCCGGGCCCACGTGGCGGAAAGGCTCGGGGAGGCGGACGAGCGGGTGCGGAGCTTCCCAAGCCTGGAAGCCGTGGTCCAGGAGCGCTTCTTGGACCCCAATGTGCTTGTCCTCGAGGCCCAAGGCCCCCTCCCCCCCCGTCTAGGCTTCTTCCCCGATGAAACCTTTGAGCAGCGGATCCCCAAGCGGGGCCTCATCACCAAGCGAGAGGTGCGGCTTCTGGCCTTAGGCCTCCTCGCCCTTCCCCCAGACGGCGTCCTCTGGGACATCGGGGCAGGCACGGGGAGCGTGGGGATTGAGGCGGCAAGGCTCGCCCCGTGGGGACAGGTCTACGCCGTGGAGAAAAACCCCGAGTCCTGGCCCCACATAGAGGAGAACGCCCGCCGCTTCGGCGCCCACAACCTGGTCCTGGTGCGGGGAGAAGCTCCCGAGGCCCTCAAGGGTCTTCCCGCCCCCCATGCCGTCTTCGTGGGGGGAAGCGGGGGGGAGATGCGGGGAATCCTATCGGAAAGCCTGAAGGCCCTCCGGCCCGGCGGGAGGCTGGTGGTGGCGGCCATCACCCTAGAAAACCTCCTGGAGGCCTACGGCTTCTTCCGGGAGATGGGCCTGAAGGTGGAGGGCATACAGGTGCAGGCGAGCCGGGTGGTGCCCCTCGGACCCTACCGCCGCTTGGAGGCGCAGAACCCCACCACGTTGCTCGCGGCCACGAAGGAGGGCGCATGA
- a CDS encoding SAM-dependent methyltransferase, whose amino-acid sequence MKLYLLGVGPGDPELLTLKALRLIQGLPVLFYPEEEGRESLALRAAKPHIPPGKPLLPLPLFTGHDPQARERARRQAAETIREALARYGEGGYLVLGDSLLYASPLNLLPHLSGVEVEAVPGISAHQLAASRVLRPIALGEGGFAAVTGLKGVDPSGLDRFQSVFVYKAKDLVGLREAFPERKGFAFLRLGMEGERILPLERACEVERDYWTLVGLWREET is encoded by the coding sequence ATGAAGCTCTACCTTCTCGGCGTGGGCCCTGGGGACCCCGAGCTCCTCACCCTAAAGGCCCTTCGGCTCATCCAGGGGCTTCCCGTCCTCTTCTACCCCGAGGAGGAGGGGCGGGAGTCCCTGGCCCTGCGAGCGGCGAAGCCCCACATCCCCCCCGGCAAGCCCCTCCTGCCCCTACCCCTCTTCACGGGCCACGATCCCCAAGCCCGGGAGAGGGCACGTAGGCAGGCGGCGGAGACCATCCGGGAAGCCCTCGCCCGCTATGGGGAAGGGGGCTACCTGGTCCTGGGGGACAGCCTCCTTTACGCCTCCCCTCTCAACCTCCTCCCCCACCTGTCGGGAGTAGAGGTGGAGGCTGTCCCGGGCATCAGTGCCCACCAGCTGGCGGCCTCCCGCGTCCTCCGGCCCATCGCCTTGGGGGAAGGAGGGTTTGCCGCGGTGACGGGGCTCAAGGGAGTGGACCCTAGCGGATTAGACCGCTTCCAAAGCGTCTTCGTCTACAAGGCCAAGGACCTGGTTGGCCTAAGGGAAGCCTTTCCCGAAAGGAAGGGCTTCGCCTTCCTGCGGCTTGGGATGGAAGGGGAAAGGATCTTGCCCCTGGAGAGGGCCTGCGAGGTGGAGAGGGACTACTGGACGCTGGTGGGCCTATGGCGGGAGGAAACATGA
- a CDS encoding cobalt-precorrin-4/precorrin-4 C(11)-methyltransferase yields MRPVVHVVGGGPGDPELLTVKGARLLQKARLVLFTGSLFPEAVLGELAPKAILRDSKGMVLEEIVALLAEEAQRGPGVVRLHSGDPGLYGTLLEEKEALEGLGVEVEVVPGVTAAFALAARAGLALTAPEVAQAVAFTRLGVRTPMPPGQDPKALARPGLTLAVYLSGMHPKRLARDLQEAGLPADTPVLFGHRVGQAGEEVGLTDLSGLAHLPARDTTVFLVGEALRARGVRSRLYDPDFRHRYRR; encoded by the coding sequence ATGAGACCCGTGGTGCACGTGGTGGGCGGGGGGCCGGGGGACCCCGAGCTCCTCACGGTGAAGGGGGCCCGGCTCCTCCAGAAGGCCCGCCTCGTCCTTTTCACGGGAAGCCTCTTCCCCGAGGCGGTGCTTGGGGAGCTGGCACCCAAGGCCATCCTCCGGGACTCCAAGGGGATGGTCTTGGAGGAGATCGTCGCCCTCCTCGCCGAGGAAGCGCAGCGAGGCCCTGGGGTGGTACGGCTCCACTCGGGGGACCCAGGGCTTTACGGAACGCTTCTGGAGGAGAAGGAGGCCCTCGAGGGCCTGGGCGTGGAGGTGGAAGTGGTGCCGGGGGTCACCGCCGCCTTCGCCCTCGCCGCCCGGGCGGGCCTCGCCCTCACCGCCCCCGAGGTGGCCCAGGCGGTGGCCTTCACCCGGCTTGGGGTGCGCACCCCCATGCCGCCCGGCCAGGATCCCAAAGCCCTCGCCCGCCCCGGCCTCACCCTAGCGGTCTACCTCTCCGGCATGCACCCCAAAAGGCTCGCCCGGGACTTGCAGGAGGCGGGCCTGCCCGCGGACACCCCCGTCCTCTTTGGGCACAGGGTGGGGCAAGCGGGGGAGGAGGTAGGGCTCACGGACCTGTCGGGCCTCGCCCACCTTCCCGCCCGGGACACCACCGTCTTCCTGGTGGGGGAGGCCCTGCGGGCGAGGGGGGTGCGGAGCCGGCTTTACGACCCGGACTTCCGGCACCGGTACAGGAGGTGA
- the cobJ gene encoding precorrin-3B C(17)-methyltransferase, with protein MGELYLVGMGPGDLPGLTLRAREALEKAEVVIGYSTYIKLLEEMGLLGGKEVMRKGMTEELDRAEEALERALAGQRVALVSGGDPGIYGMAAPVLELMEEQGFRRADGGMGLPGRFALGEKSLVLEVIPGVTAANAVASLLGSPLSHDTCLISLSDLLTPWPLIERRLHAAGMGDFVVVLYNPQSKRRDWQLRRSAEILLAFRPKETPAALVKSAYRKRQEVTLTTLEGLLSAEAGMLTTVVIGNQQSRFFEGTFLTPRGYGLKYHLETGEPFPGETPGLSLRRRDA; from the coding sequence ATGGGGGAACTCTACCTGGTGGGCATGGGTCCAGGCGACCTCCCCGGCCTCACCCTGAGGGCCAGGGAGGCCCTGGAAAAAGCAGAAGTGGTCATCGGCTACAGCACCTATATCAAGCTCCTGGAGGAGATGGGGCTCCTTGGGGGCAAGGAAGTGATGCGCAAGGGGATGACGGAGGAGCTGGACCGGGCGGAGGAGGCGCTGGAACGGGCCCTCGCCGGGCAACGGGTGGCCCTGGTCTCGGGAGGGGACCCCGGGATCTACGGCATGGCCGCCCCCGTGCTGGAGCTCATGGAGGAGCAAGGCTTCCGCCGCGCGGACGGGGGCATGGGGCTCCCGGGGCGCTTCGCCCTTGGGGAAAAGAGCCTGGTCCTCGAGGTCATCCCCGGGGTCACGGCGGCCAACGCCGTGGCGAGCCTCTTGGGAAGCCCCCTAAGCCACGACACCTGCCTCATCAGCCTCTCCGACCTCCTCACACCCTGGCCCCTCATTGAGCGGAGGCTCCACGCAGCAGGCATGGGGGATTTCGTGGTGGTCCTCTACAACCCCCAAAGCAAAAGGCGAGACTGGCAACTGCGGCGGAGCGCCGAGATCCTCCTCGCCTTCCGCCCCAAGGAAACCCCCGCCGCCCTGGTGAAGAGCGCCTACCGCAAGCGGCAGGAAGTGACCCTCACCACCCTGGAGGGCCTCCTCTCCGCCGAGGCGGGGATGCTCACCACGGTGGTCATCGGCAACCAACAGAGCCGCTTTTTTGAGGGAACCTTCCTCACCCCGAGGGGCTACGGGCTCAAGTACCACCTGGAAACAGGCGAGCCCTTTCCCGGGGAAACCCCGGGCCTCTCCCTAAGGAGGCGGGATGCCTGA
- a CDS encoding cobalt-precorrin 5A hydrolase, whose protein sequence is MPELGPLRPERVAVYTLTLPGLKVAEAIHRALPGSTLYVAGKYRGLLEAHFFDEPIRQLLERTWPLHDGHVFVMAAGIVLRAIAPRILDKRVDPAVLVVDLKGRYFIPLLAGHLGGANPLARYLAEALGGEAVLTTGTDSLALPAPDLLAKALSARVPDWEPLKEVSALLVDGRPVGFYSDCVDLSPLARYPSLRILPSPHPEGVEAMVLFTVNKPFPLLVPALFAHPPALVLGLGCNRGTPLEEIRREVFRFLEEGGFAREALARIATATLKQDEAGLLAFAEEMGLPLGFHPPEVLNAKPIPNPSEVVFRHTGLYGVAEAAVLAEGARLIVEKTKRGNLTLALGVLTLALPEEALP, encoded by the coding sequence ATGCCTGAGCTTGGCCCCTTAAGGCCCGAAAGGGTGGCGGTCTACACCCTGACCCTACCGGGGCTTAAGGTGGCGGAGGCCATCCACCGGGCCCTTCCCGGGAGCACCCTCTACGTGGCGGGGAAGTACCGGGGGCTCTTGGAGGCCCACTTCTTTGACGAGCCCATCCGCCAGCTCCTGGAACGCACCTGGCCCCTCCATGACGGACATGTTTTCGTCATGGCAGCGGGCATCGTGCTGAGGGCCATCGCACCCCGCATCCTGGACAAGCGGGTGGACCCGGCGGTCCTAGTGGTGGACCTTAAGGGGCGCTACTTCATCCCCCTCCTCGCCGGCCACCTAGGCGGGGCCAACCCACTCGCCCGCTACCTGGCGGAGGCCCTAGGAGGAGAGGCCGTCCTCACCACGGGCACGGATAGCCTGGCCCTCCCCGCCCCCGATCTCCTGGCCAAGGCCCTTTCCGCCCGGGTTCCGGACTGGGAACCCCTTAAGGAGGTGTCTGCCCTTTTGGTGGACGGGAGGCCCGTGGGCTTTTACTCGGACTGCGTGGACCTAAGTCCCCTTGCCCGCTACCCCTCCTTGCGCATCCTCCCAAGCCCCCACCCCGAGGGGGTGGAGGCCATGGTCCTCTTCACGGTGAACAAACCCTTCCCCCTCCTCGTGCCTGCCCTCTTCGCCCATCCCCCGGCCCTGGTCCTGGGCCTCGGGTGCAACCGGGGAACCCCCTTGGAGGAGATCCGGCGGGAGGTCTTCCGCTTCCTCGAGGAGGGCGGGTTCGCCCGGGAGGCCCTGGCCCGGATTGCCACCGCTACCCTCAAGCAGGACGAGGCGGGGCTTCTGGCCTTTGCCGAGGAGATGGGGCTTCCCCTGGGCTTCCACCCCCCTGAGGTGCTCAACGCAAAGCCCATCCCCAACCCCTCGGAGGTGGTCTTCCGGCACACGGGGCTCTACGGGGTGGCGGAGGCGGCCGTCCTTGCGGAAGGGGCAAGGCTGATCGTGGAGAAGACCAAGCGGGGCAACCTCACCCTAGCCCTCGGAGTCCTGACCCTGGCCCTTCCGGAGGAGGCCTTGCCGTGA
- a CDS encoding CbiX/SirB N-terminal domain-containing protein, with protein sequence MILLVAHGSPDPRAQALAQGLRKGLARRLGVEVLLGFIEHQRPTLLESALALGERGGGVVLPLLLLGAGHLKADLPLALEAAQVRYPEARFLLARPLGTHPALVGLWAERLRRRGAGAEDGAILVLRGGTDPGANAEGAALARLLEERAGLPVVPAYATKARPTPKEALLRLAGLRPKRVFLLPHLFFRGVVEERLLGRVQGLSLEVLPPLMGHPALLEALADRYREALEGGHAPCDTCRFRFPIGRFAPRREAQIAGLRALRHALFAPGRHPHGPFTHLLLCTGEACREGGALAFLRALEEGLRDLAPLVQLTPTPCLGRCGKGPILVAYPEGVVYGGLGPGDVLPLRRTHLEGGEVFAPRLLEVI encoded by the coding sequence GTGATCCTCCTCGTGGCCCATGGCTCCCCCGACCCCCGGGCCCAAGCCCTGGCCCAGGGCCTTCGCAAGGGGCTCGCCCGGCGGCTCGGGGTGGAGGTACTTTTGGGCTTCATTGAGCACCAGCGGCCTACCCTCCTTGAGAGCGCCCTGGCCTTGGGGGAGAGAGGGGGCGGGGTAGTCCTCCCCCTCCTCCTCCTTGGGGCGGGGCACCTCAAGGCCGACCTCCCCTTAGCCCTGGAGGCGGCCCAGGTCCGCTACCCAGAAGCCCGCTTCCTCCTGGCCCGCCCCTTGGGGACCCATCCCGCCCTGGTGGGGTTGTGGGCAGAGCGCTTGCGGCGGCGGGGAGCTGGGGCGGAGGATGGGGCCATCCTGGTCCTCCGGGGGGGCACGGATCCCGGGGCCAACGCGGAAGGGGCCGCCCTGGCACGGCTTCTGGAGGAACGTGCCGGTCTTCCCGTGGTCCCCGCCTACGCCACCAAGGCCCGCCCCACCCCCAAGGAGGCGCTCCTGCGCCTCGCCGGGCTTAGGCCGAAGCGGGTCTTCCTTCTCCCCCACCTTTTCTTCCGCGGGGTGGTGGAGGAGAGGCTCCTTGGCCGGGTCCAGGGGCTTTCCCTGGAAGTCCTACCCCCCCTTATGGGCCATCCCGCTCTCCTCGAGGCCCTGGCGGACCGCTACCGGGAGGCCTTGGAAGGGGGCCACGCCCCCTGCGACACCTGCCGGTTCCGCTTCCCCATAGGCCGCTTTGCCCCCCGGCGGGAAGCCCAGATTGCGGGCCTTCGTGCCCTTCGCCATGCCCTCTTCGCCCCGGGACGCCACCCCCACGGACCTTTCACCCACCTCCTCCTCTGCACGGGGGAAGCCTGCCGGGAGGGCGGGGCTTTGGCCTTCCTCCGCGCCCTAGAGGAGGGGCTAAGGGACCTGGCCCCCCTGGTCCAGCTCACCCCCACCCCCTGCCTCGGGCGGTGCGGGAAGGGGCCCATCCTCGTGGCCTATCCCGAAGGGGTCGTCTACGGAGGGCTCGGGCCAGGGGACGTACTCCCCCTACGGAGGACCCACCTGGAAGGGGGGGAGGTTTTCGCTCCCAGACTCTTGGAGGTGATCTAG
- a CDS encoding DUF3209 family protein: MACHELSALRIALGELLEKDAHDLAHEREELAPVLEGRPEIRRLSEAKTLPAMEAALREALLHLEEQAARAPEEPYWRGLLLTAEAALSRLQAMRREMEALYGDLDALHHRLHRLFPRKRG, translated from the coding sequence ATGGCATGCCATGAGCTCTCGGCCCTTAGGATTGCTTTGGGAGAACTTTTGGAGAAGGATGCGCATGACCTCGCCCACGAACGGGAGGAGCTCGCCCCCGTCCTAGAGGGGCGGCCCGAAATCCGGCGCCTCTCCGAGGCCAAGACCCTCCCCGCCATGGAGGCGGCCCTCCGGGAGGCCCTCCTCCACCTGGAGGAGCAGGCCGCCCGGGCGCCCGAAGAACCCTACTGGCGCGGCCTCCTCCTCACGGCAGAGGCCGCCCTAAGCCGCCTCCAGGCCATGAGGCGGGAGATGGAGGCCCTTTACGGGGACCTGGACGCCCTCCACCACCGCCTCCATCGCCTCTTCCCGAGAAAGCGAGGATGA
- the cobA gene encoding uroporphyrinogen-III C-methyltransferase, which yields MRGKVYLVGAGFGGPEHLTLKALRVLEAAEVVLHDRLVHPGVLALAKGEKVFVGKEGYGERTSQEAITERLVALAREGKVVARLKGGDPMVFGRGGEEALALKRAGIPFEVVPGVTSAVGALSALGFPLTFRGLSRSFAVATGHDPRLPLPLADTLVLLMPLHALEGLKARLLERYPPDTPLALLARVGWPGEEVRLGRVRDLPGLGAGLPSPVLLVVGEVVGLYEELR from the coding sequence ATGAGGGGCAAGGTCTACCTAGTGGGAGCGGGGTTTGGGGGGCCCGAGCACCTCACCCTGAAAGCGCTCAGGGTCCTGGAGGCGGCGGAGGTGGTCCTTCACGACCGCCTAGTCCACCCCGGGGTCCTGGCCTTGGCCAAGGGGGAGAAGGTCTTCGTGGGCAAGGAGGGTTATGGGGAAAGGACCTCCCAGGAAGCCATCACCGAAAGGCTCGTCGCCCTGGCGCGGGAGGGGAAGGTGGTGGCGCGGCTCAAGGGAGGGGACCCCATGGTCTTCGGTCGGGGCGGGGAGGAGGCCCTGGCCCTGAAGCGGGCGGGTATCCCCTTTGAGGTGGTCCCCGGCGTCACGAGCGCCGTGGGGGCCCTGAGCGCCCTGGGCTTTCCCCTCACCTTCCGTGGCCTTTCCCGAAGCTTCGCCGTGGCCACGGGACACGACCCCCGCCTGCCCCTCCCCCTGGCGGATACCCTGGTCCTCCTCATGCCCCTCCATGCCCTTGAAGGCCTAAAGGCAAGGCTCTTGGAGCGGTATCCCCCCGACACGCCCCTCGCCCTCCTGGCCCGGGTAGGTTGGCCGGGCGAAGAGGTGCGGCTCGGCCGGGTCCGGGACCTGCCGGGCCTTGGAGCGGGCCTCCCCTCGCCGGTCCTCCTGGTGGTGGGGGAGGTGGTGGGGCTTTACGAGGAGTTGCGGTGA
- the cbiB gene encoding adenosylcobinamide-phosphate synthase CbiB, whose amino-acid sequence MSLLLALLLDALLGEPPARLHPVVWMGRYLAWAWGRVRGFGSGAFYWTLGALLFTLPALLLDLLLRPLAWGGLLLGLLLKPLFSLRMLLAEVAGVERALGEGLGEARKRLSGLVSRRTGDLSEEEVREAALETLAENLSDSLVAPLLYYALFGLGGAALYRYANTADAMWGYPEHGARGAFAARADDLLNLLPARLTGLLLCPPRLWGRLWEEARKTPSPNAGFPMAALALALGVRLRKRGAYALNPDAPSPTPRHLSAGLRRVGLLGYGVGVALGVALHLLGR is encoded by the coding sequence GTGAGCCTCCTCCTCGCCCTCCTCCTGGACGCCCTCCTGGGCGAGCCCCCCGCCCGGCTCCACCCCGTGGTCTGGATGGGGCGGTACCTGGCGTGGGCCTGGGGGCGGGTGCGGGGGTTCGGGTCCGGTGCCTTCTACTGGACCTTGGGCGCCCTCCTCTTCACCCTCCCCGCCCTCCTCCTGGACCTCCTCCTCCGCCCCCTGGCCTGGGGAGGGCTCCTCCTTGGCCTCCTCCTCAAACCCCTTTTCAGCCTGCGCATGCTCCTCGCCGAGGTGGCGGGGGTGGAGAGGGCCCTAGGGGAGGGCCTAGGGGAAGCGCGGAAGCGGCTATCCGGGCTGGTGAGCCGAAGGACGGGGGACCTTTCCGAGGAGGAGGTGCGGGAGGCGGCCCTGGAAACCCTGGCGGAAAACCTCTCCGATAGCCTCGTCGCCCCCCTCCTCTACTACGCCCTCTTCGGGCTTGGCGGGGCCGCCCTCTACCGCTACGCCAACACCGCCGACGCCATGTGGGGCTACCCCGAGCACGGGGCGCGGGGCGCCTTCGCCGCCCGGGCGGACGACCTCCTCAACCTCCTCCCCGCCCGCCTCACGGGCCTCCTCCTCTGCCCCCCGAGGCTTTGGGGAAGGCTTTGGGAAGAGGCCCGCAAAACCCCCTCCCCCAACGCCGGCTTCCCCATGGCCGCCTTAGCCCTCGCCCTGGGGGTCCGCCTCAGGAAGCGCGGAGCCTACGCCCTGAACCCCGACGCCCCCTCCCCAACCCCCCGCCACCTCTCCGCGGGGCTTCGCCGCGTGGGGCTTCTCGGGTATGGGGTGGGGGTGGCCCTGGGGGTGGCGCTCCACCTCCTCGGCCGGTAG